The Methanomassiliicoccus sp. genomic interval ACGACGATCACCATGCTGAGGATGTTGTGGGGGAAGTCCACCCCCTCCGAGAAGGATCCGCTGATGGTCCCCATCAGGAGGTTCGTCCCCTCGTGCAACTGCCGGAGGATGCCCTCCCGTTCCCTCTTTCCGTGCTCACGGCGCTCGACCAGGAGCTTTTTCTCCAGGTCCATCCCCGCGAGCAACCCCTCCACCTGCCCCATGAACTCGTAGGAGGGGAAGAAGGCCGCCGCGTTCCCCGGCAGGTCCCGTATGCACCGGGCCACCTCTTCGGCCACTGTGGCGTACATCGCCGGGCCCCTTGTCCGGAAACGCGATGATACCTTTCCACCGGCGATCACCAGGCGGTTCTGCCTGGGAAAAGGGGAATGGTAGCTGCGGCACACGGCGTTCTTCATACCTAGGAGGTCCGCGAACATCTCCGGAGGGTGCAGCGTGCCGCTCATCAGGAGCGCGCATCGTACCCGGGAGAGAACGGGCGAGGTGAGAGGTGAGGGATCGATGAGGCTTACCTTGAGGCAGGGCCCGTCCCCATCGAGATAGCGGACGGTGACCTCGTCAGGGGAGCTCCAGGCGTGAAGGAAATCCACCGCCCCGCGTACGTCCGGATCTCCTCGGGAGGCTGCTTCCAGCTCCACCGCCAGACCACCCGCGTCCACTCCCGAGCAGCGTTTCAGGGGCCCGTCGAGATGGTCAGCCACAATGCGCTCCGGCCGCCTGCGGGCGAGGCGGTCCAGGGTATCGGCGAGAATGTCGAGGTCCTCCCGGAAATGCTTGAGCGAGGGGATGGTACGGAGACCTCTCAGCGAAGTGGAGGTTATGTGCCCGCTACCCGAGCCCATGATACGATACGGGAGGTTGTGTCCCTCGTCGATGACGAGTATGGCGTCCTCCTCCTTCCGTCCCAGCCGCTGCAGCAGGCCGGGACCGCGACAGAACATCTGGTTGTAGTCGCCGATGATCACCCTGGCCTTGGTCGCGGCCTCCATCGCCGCACGGTAGGGGCATATCCCTGACCGTAGGCAGGCCCCCATGGCCTCCTGGACATGGAGAGGATAGTCAAGGAGGATGGTCTGGGAACCTGCGGGGTCGCGGTCGAAGTAGCACCGGGACCCATCGGCGCAGGGCACCTTCTTCCCGTTCTTATTGGCCAGGCACATGTCCTCGCGAGAGATGAGGTCGACGACGGTGACCTGTTCCTTCCTCCACATCGCCCGCATGGTCTCCACGGCGATGGCGTGCTGCGACTGGCGGGAGGTGAGGAAGATCACCATCCCATCAGAGGCCAGGGCCGTCTCCACTGCCGCGGTCAAGGCCACCGCGGTCTTCCCCAGCCCGGTGGGGGCGTGGGCGAGCAGGTGCGTTCGTTGGGCCATGCACATCCTGGCGTCCTCGAGGAACCGTTCCTGTCCCCCGCGGACCATTGGATGGGGGAACAGGCCTGATGCCTGCCCCTCCTCGATACGTTGGTTAACATCGCAGGCTTCCATGGTGGATAGGAGAGAGGGACCCCTAGCAGTTCGTTATGATTAGACGTAATATGCGGTCGGTCAACGCTGCCCCGGACCCTTCGCCTTTGGACGTGTAGGGACGGGCCACAGTAGGCCCGGAAAGGAAAGATTATCACCCATGAACACATCCTAAATCGACATGGAGAAGCTGCCCTTGGGATGCGGTAGCCTGGACGCTATGCTCGACGGCGGGGTGGAGCCTGGCTGCCTGACGCTATTATATGGTGAGGCGGGCACAGGAAAGACCACGCTCTGCCTCATCCTCGCCCGGGACATGGTCAGGGCGGGGAAGAAAGTGATCTACATAGACACCGAGGGCGTGTCCCTGGAGCGGCTGAGGCAGCTATGCGGAGAGGACTTCGAGTCGGTGGTCAAGAACATTCTTTTCTCTGCGATCAGCGGCTTCGACGAGCAGGAGAGGATGGTTGACAAGGCCATCAAGCTGGTGCAGGGGAACCTGGACGTGGGAATGGTGATAGTCGACTCCATCAGCATGCACTATCGTCTCACCAGCAGGGAGGAGGAACGAGGTGACCGGAAGTCCCTGGCGGGACAGTCCACCAAGCTGACCAACCTCGCCCGCGATAGGGCCATCCCCGTAGTGGCTACCTCACAGGTTTATACGGACGTGGAAACCGGTTCCTACGAGGCCCTGGGGGGGCACGCGCTGCTGCATAATGCTAAGATGATCATCCGCGTGGACAAGGCCGGGCCAGGCGGCAAGAGAAGGGCGGTGCTGATGAAGGCCCGCCACCTTCCCGAGGGTCTGGAGGCAGACTTCATCCTCACGCACAATGGCATCAGTTGTTAGATGTCCCTTCCCACGGCGAAGTCCATTAGGCCGGAGAGGAACTCCCTCTCCTCGCTCGGAGGGAGGCAATCCAGCAGCTCCTTGGCCTTGCGGGAATGATCCCGGGCCAGGGCCCGAGCGTGATCAATGCTGCCGCTGGCCTGCAGGGCGGCGATGGCGTCGGCGATCTCCTCTTTCGTCGCCTTGTCGTTCCCCAGGGCGTGGAGCAGTGTCCTCCTGCGCTCGTCCTCCTTGTCCAGGGTGTGCAAGGCATGTAGCACGATGAGGGTGCGCTTCCCGTTGCGGATATCGTTGCCAACGGGCTTCCCCATGGTCTTCTCGTCGCTGGTCAGGTTCAAGATGTCGTCCCAGACCTGGAAGCCCATTCCCAGGTGGTGGGCATACTCCTTCATGGCGGCGACCTGGGCCTCGGTGCCTCCGGCAATAAGGGCGCCGCCTTCGGCCGCGCACTCGAACAGCACCGCCGTCTTCTTGTTGATCATGGACATGTAGTCCTCCATGGCCAGCTCCTCAGCGGGGATGTTCTCGAAATCCATGTCCTCCTGCTGACCCTCGGCGATGAGCCACACAGTGTGGGCGGTGCTCCTTATCAGCTGCTTGATGTTCTGCGGGGGGACCTCGGTGTCGGTGATTATCTCGAATGCCCTGGCGAAGAGGGCATCACCGGCGATGATGGCCGTGGGCATATCAAAAAGGACGTGCACCGCAGGGCGCCCCCTCCTCACGAGGTCGTTGTCCATAACATCATCGTGGACGAGGGTGAAGTTGTGTATTATCTCCAGGGAGCAGGCGAAGGGCAGCGCCCTGTCCCCGGCCTTACCTACCGCCTCGGCCACCACCTGGGCGAGCATCGGCCGAAGACGTTTCCCGCCAGCCTCGGGGTAGTGCCTCACGGCCCTCATCAGCTTGCTGTCGTTCTCTCCATCGAGATAGGACATTATCTGAACGTTCAATCTTTTGGCCCTTGCATTGATCTCCTTGACCACATCCATTTTCAACCCTCCAGGTCTGCGCTCGCCCACTCCTTGCTGTCGCCGGTGAGCATATAGCCCACCCTCCCCAGCTCCCGGACGTTCCTGGAGCCGGTCAAGAACATGGCGATCCTCAATTCGTCCATCATCAGCGAGAGTCGTTCCCTCACCGCCTGTGGGGACTCCAGCGCCTCCCTGAGCACCGCTCTTGCCGTGCCCGCACAGTCCGCCCCCACAGCGATGCTCTTCGCCGCCTGCAGACCGTTGACGATCCCACCGCTAGCGATGACTGGAAGGCCCACGTCCGCCCACATTACAGAGATTGGGGCAGGGATGCCCCACTCCGCGAAGGTATCGGCGATGCGCTCGCTCCTGCGGTCCCCTAACTTAGCGGCCCTTCTGCCCTCCACCTTGGAGAAGCTGGTGCCTCCTGCTCCGGCCACGTCCAGCCCTCTCACACCGATACCCTTCAGGCGGAGAGCGACGTTCCGGGAGATGCCCGCTCCCGTTTCCTTCACCAGTATGGGAAGGTCCCGGGACAGGGACCGAATGCCGTCGAAGCATCCCCGGGCGTTGGTATCGCCCTCGGGCTGGGCCACCTCCTGCAGGAAGTTGAGGTGGATGGCGAGAAGATCGGCATCGATCATATCGATGGCCTTACGGGCCTCCTCGGCCCCGTAGGCGTTCTTCCTTCTCTGAGCGACCAGCTGAGGCGCCCCCAGGTTGGAGACCTTTAAGGGTACGTC includes:
- a CDS encoding ATP-dependent DNA helicase, with amino-acid sequence MEACDVNQRIEEGQASGLFPHPMVRGGQERFLEDARMCMAQRTHLLAHAPTGLGKTAVALTAAVETALASDGMVIFLTSRQSQHAIAVETMRAMWRKEQVTVVDLISREDMCLANKNGKKVPCADGSRCYFDRDPAGSQTILLDYPLHVQEAMGACLRSGICPYRAAMEAATKARVIIGDYNQMFCRGPGLLQRLGRKEEDAILVIDEGHNLPYRIMGSGSGHITSTSLRGLRTIPSLKHFREDLDILADTLDRLARRRPERIVADHLDGPLKRCSGVDAGGLAVELEAASRGDPDVRGAVDFLHAWSSPDEVTVRYLDGDGPCLKVSLIDPSPLTSPVLSRVRCALLMSGTLHPPEMFADLLGMKNAVCRSYHSPFPRQNRLVIAGGKVSSRFRTRGPAMYATVAEEVARCIRDLPGNAAAFFPSYEFMGQVEGLLAGMDLEKKLLVERREHGKREREGILRQLHEGTNLLMGTISGSFSEGVDFPHNILSMVIVVGLPLSPPSREMEAMLEHMEGRFGTRKANLYVQVYPAVSRVLQAAGRAIRSETDRAAIVLLDDRYLLPHVRAAFPADLSISCPQDLYREVSAFLSPAGGESEVHEAEPIGSVPEGR
- the radB gene encoding DNA repair and recombination protein RadB is translated as MGCGSLDAMLDGGVEPGCLTLLYGEAGTGKTTLCLILARDMVRAGKKVIYIDTEGVSLERLRQLCGEDFESVVKNILFSAISGFDEQERMVDKAIKLVQGNLDVGMVIVDSISMHYRLTSREEERGDRKSLAGQSTKLTNLARDRAIPVVATSQVYTDVETGSYEALGGHALLHNAKMIIRVDKAGPGGKRRAVLMKARHLPEGLEADFILTHNGISC
- a CDS encoding polyprenyl synthetase family protein — protein: MDVVKEINARAKRLNVQIMSYLDGENDSKLMRAVRHYPEAGGKRLRPMLAQVVAEAVGKAGDRALPFACSLEIIHNFTLVHDDVMDNDLVRRGRPAVHVLFDMPTAIIAGDALFARAFEIITDTEVPPQNIKQLIRSTAHTVWLIAEGQQEDMDFENIPAEELAMEDYMSMINKKTAVLFECAAEGGALIAGGTEAQVAAMKEYAHHLGMGFQVWDDILNLTSDEKTMGKPVGNDIRNGKRTLIVLHALHTLDKEDERRRTLLHALGNDKATKEEIADAIAALQASGSIDHARALARDHSRKAKELLDCLPPSEEREFLSGLMDFAVGRDI
- a CDS encoding type 2 isopentenyl-diphosphate Delta-isomerase produces the protein MKEIEQRKADHIQVTMEEDVASCHDYWDDVKLVHNALPEIDLEEIDTSTVLFGRKLSCPLMVTAITGGFPQAERINENLAKACSELQIGLGVGSQRAGLEKGSLRSYEVLKEYDVPLKVSNLGAPQLVAQRRKNAYGAEEARKAIDMIDADLLAIHLNFLQEVAQPEGDTNARGCFDGIRSLSRDLPILVKETGAGISRNVALRLKGIGVRGLDVAGAGGTSFSKVEGRRAAKLGDRRSERIADTFAEWGIPAPISVMWADVGLPVIASGGIVNGLQAAKSIAVGADCAGTARAVLREALESPQAVRERLSLMMDELRIAMFLTGSRNVRELGRVGYMLTGDSKEWASADLEG